From the genome of Campylobacter concisus:
AAGACGCGTTGAGACCGTTGGTATAGGGCTTCATAAAGGTGAGCCGATAAGACTTATACTAGAACCTCTTGATGCAAATTCTGGTATTATTTTGCACCGAGAAGATCTTGGTATTAGTTTTAAAGCTGAACCTAAAAATGTGATAAATACGCAGATGGCAACCGTTGTTGGCAACGAGAAAGGCTTTATTAGTACGATTGAGCATCTAATGTCAGCCATAAATGGTTATGGTATTGATAATATTAGAATCTCTGTTGATGCAAATGAAATTCCCGTCATGGATGGTAGTGCAATAAGCTTTTGCATGCTACTTGATGAGGCTGGCATAAGATATCTTGATGCCGGTAAAAAAGTAATTCTTGTCCGCCGTGAAGTTGAGGTTGTTGAAGGTTCTAAATTTGTACAAACTTCACCTTCAAGAAGTCCAAAATTTGACTATACGATAAAATTTGATCATCCAGTTATTGGTGAACAAAGATATGTTTTTGATTTTAGTAAAAGCTCTTTTATAAAAAATATAGCTCGTGCTAGAACTTTTGGATTTTTGAAAGATTTACAGCGTTTACAAGCTCAAAATTTAGCTCTTGGTGCATCGCTTGATAATGCCGTGGCAATTGATGATACGCATATCCTAAATCCAGAAGGTTTGAGATTTGAAAATGAGTTTGTAAGGCACAAAATTTTAGATGCGATTGGTGATTTAAGCTTGCTTGGAGCGCCTTTATTGGGCGATTATACAGCATTTGCTGGAAGCCATGACCTAAATCACAAATTAACTCTTGCTTTGATGTCCGATGAGAAAAACTACGAGATCGCAACTCTAAATGGCGAACTTCTAAAAGAGTATCAAAAGGTATTTGCATAGAAAATATTGAAATTTTAGTTGTCTCTTTATCGACTCCGCTCTTGGTTGGAGTTTATAAAGACGGCGTAAAATTTGATGAAATTACGACTGATGAACATGCCAGTGAAGCTTTGATAAAGATCTTAGAAAATTTATCCTCTAAATTTAATATCACAAAAATTATCTATGCAAATACGCCAGGCAGTTTTATGGGGCTAAAGGTGGCCTATGTAATATTAAAAACATTTTCTTTGGCTAAAGCTGCAAATTTTACGCCGTTAGTGGCTTTAGTTTAAATGGTCACCAAGCTATAAGAGCAAATAAAAATTTAAGTTTTGTTTTAAAAGATGGCAAAATTTCACTTGAAAAAGTGGAGCCAGTAGGATTTAGGTTGCCTTTAAATTTAGATGAATTAAAACTAAATTCAGATACACTTCCAGATTATATCATCCAAGCAGTTTAGGAGAAATTTTGAACATCTTAGTGCCTGCAACAAGTGCAAATTTGGGTCCTGGTTTTGATGCTTTGGGGCTTAGTTTGAAGCTTTTTAATAGTGTGAAAATCGAGCCAGCAAAATTTAGCTCAGTGTCGATAAACGGCGAAGGCAGTGGAAGTGTAAATTTAAAGAGAAACAATATATTCTTAAGTATTTTTAATGAAATTTTTTTTGAGCTAACTGGTAAAAATGAAAATTTTAGAGTCGTTTTTGAAAATAATATCCCATTTTCAAGGGGGCTTGGCAGTAGCTCCGCTGTTATCGTTGGGGCCATTGCTTCAGCGTACGAAATGGCTGGCTTTAAGGCAAGCAAAGAGACAGTTTTAAATAAAGCTATCATCTATGAAACCCATCCTGATAATATCTCGCCAGCAGTTCACGGTGGATTTATCAGCGCGATCGTAAAAAATGGTAATGTTTACGCAAATAAAATAAGTTTAAGCGATGAGATAAAAGCAATAGTTGTTATCCCAAATAAACCGATGAGTACATCCTCGTCAAGACAAATTTTACCAAAGAACTATACGATGAAAGAGTGTGTAAATAACTTATCTCATGCCGCTTTTTTAACGTCTTGTTTTTATGAAAAAAAGTATGATCTCTTAAAAATAGCAAGCAAAGATTTGATGCATGAAGAGCGTAGAATGCACGCTTTAGAAGAACTTTTTGAAGTTAGAAAAGTAGCTTATGAAAATGGTGCTTTAATGAGCACGCTTTCAGGCTCAGGTTCAAGCTTTTTAAATATCGCTTACAAAGATGATGCTAAAAATTTACGAGATATTTTAAAGAGTAAATTTGGTGATTTTAGGGTTGAGGTTTTTTCATTTGATAACGATGGATACGAAATTACGCAAAGCTAAAAACAAGTTTAAAAAGATATAATGAACAAAAATAATCCTGTAAGGACATGCGTCGCTTGTAAAATTAAAATTTCTCAGAGCTTGTTAAAAAGATACCGCTTGGTAGGTAAAAATTTAGAACATGGCAAAGGAAATGGTCGTAGCTTTTATCTGTGTGACAAATGTATACAAAAAGATATAAAAATTTTAAAAAAAATAATTGATAAACAAACTAAAGGTGCTCTTATTTGTGATGCACCGAAGTTAAAGGAGATACTCTTAAATGAGCAATGTTAGGATTTCAGAGATCGCAAACGAGCTTGGCTATCCAAGTAAAGAGATAGTAGAAAAAGCTCAAGAGCTAGGATTAAAAGTCAAAACTCACTCAAATGCAGTTAGCCTTGAAGAGGCCGAAGCTATATATGAATATGTTCAAACTGGCGTGATACCAGATAAATTTAAAAAGAAAAAGAGTGAACCTAAACCAAAAAAAGAGCCTAAAAAAGAAGTAGAAAAAGAGTCAGTAAAAAAAGAAGAAAAACAAAAAAGTGAACCTAAAAAAGCTACTACTAAAACTGAGTCAAAGTCGGTAAAAGCTGAGCCTAAGAAAGAGGCACAAATTTTAGAAGAAAAACAAAAAATTGAGCCTAAAAAGAAGAAATAAAAGTAGAGCAAAAACAAGTCGAAGCTCCAAGGCCAAAAGAGAGCTTGGCCGATGTGACTCAAAAAAGACGTGGCCTTGTGATAGTAAAAAAGAAAAAAGACTATGAAGCGCCAATTGCTACAAAAGAAGAGAAAAAGCCTGAGCCAAGCATAGCTAATATAAGCGATTTTAAAAGTATGTTTTCAGCAAACGATGAAAATTTAGCTAAGAAAAAGAAAAAAGATAAAAAAGTAGTTGTTGCAAGTAAAAAGGATAGCGCCCAGAAGATGGACCTGCTTGGTGGAAGTGATTTTGGTGACATCGTACTAGAAGATGAAGATGTAGTCGTTCTTCCTGATTTTAGTTTTAAAACCCCAACACCAGCACCTGTACAAAAGACAAAACAGCCAAATGTTATGAGAACTACAGTCAACAATACGATAAATTCATTTGGCGAAGGTGGCATTCAAAGAAGAGCTAGAAAAAAACACAAAAAGCCTGAAAATAAACAAAACAATGAAGCTGTGACGTCTATAAATATTCCAAAAGAAATTCGTGTTTATGAATTTGCTGAAAAGCTAAACAAGCAGCCAAGTGAGATCATTGGTAAGCTTTTTATGCTTGGTATGATGACAACAAAAAATGACTTTTTGGATGAAGATGCGATAGAAATTTTAGCCGATGAATTTAATGTAGAGGTTAATATCATCGATGATCAAAAAGAATTTGACTACGTTGCAGCTTATGAAGAGGAGATAAAAGACGATGAAAATCTCCAGCCAAGAGCACCAGTCATAACCATCATGGGTCACGTAGACCACGGCAAAACCTCGCTACTTGACTACATAAGAAAGTCTCGCGTAGCAGCAGGCGAAGCTGGTGGTATCACGCAGCACGTTGGTGCTTATATGGTAAATAAAAACGGCAAAAACATCACATTTATCGACACTCCAGGCCACGAGGCATTTACGGCTATGCGTGCAAGGGGTGCTGGCGTAACTGACATAGTTATTATTGTTGTTGCAGCAGATGACGGCGTAAAACCACAGACAAAAGAGGCAGTTAGCCACGCAAAAGCTGCTGGCGTGCCAATAATCATCGCGATAAATAAAATGGATAAAGAGACGGCAAATCCTGATCTAGTAAAAACTGGTCTTGCTGAGCTTGACATCATGCCAACAGAGTGGGGCGGTAAGTATGAATTTGTGCCAATCTCTGCAAAAACAGGTATGGGCATAGATGATCTACTTGAGATCGTGCTTTTGCAAGCTGATCTTTTGGAGCTAAAGGCAAATCCAAAGGCAAACGCAAAAGCAACTGTTATCGAGAGCTCACTTCAAAAGGGCCGTGGTCCAGTAGCTACCATCATCGTTGAAAACGGCACGCTTTATGTCGGAGACACTGTCGTAGCTGGCGTTGCATACGGTAAGATAAGAAGCTTGCTTGATGATCAGGGCAGGCCATTAAAAGAGATAAAACCAGGCGAATGTGGCGTGATAGTAGGCCTTAGCGAGATAGCAGAGGCTGGCGAGACATTAATAGGCGTAAAAACTGATAAAGAGGCTCGCGAATACGCACAGAAAAAGGCTGAATATATCCGTCAAAAAGAGCTTAGCAAGAGCACAAAAGTTAGTATCGATGAGCTTAGCGCTAAGATCGCTGAGGGCGAGCTAAAGACACTTCCAGTCATCATCAAAGCTGACGTTGGCGGATCACTCGAGGCGCTAAAAGCGAGCCTAGAAAAACTAGCAAATGACGAGATCAGAGTAAATGTGATCCACTCAGGCGTTGGCGGTATCACGCAAAGTGACGTTGCGCTCGCAGGTGCAAGTAATGACTGCATCATCCTTGGCTTTAACATCAGACCAACTGGCGAGATCAAAGAAAAGGCAAAAGAGAGCGGTGTTGAAATAAAAACTTATAATGTTATTTATAACCTAATCGACGATGTGAAGGCGATTTTAGGCGGACTAATGTCACCTATCATCAGAGAAGAGCAGCTTGGTCAAGCTCAGGTTCGCCAAGTGATCCATGTGCCAAAAGTAGGTGCAATCGCTGGATGTATAGTCACTGAGGGTACGATAAACAGAGGGGCAAAAATTCGTCTTATTAGAGAAGGTGTGGTCGTTTATGAGGGCTCGGTAAGCTCACTAAAACGCTTTAAAGATGACGTTAAAGAGGTTGCCAAAGGCTACGAGTGTGGTGTTGGTATCGAAAATTTCAACGATATCAGAGAAAATGACTACATCGAAAGCTTTAAGGAAATCAAGGAGAAAGCTACTCTATGAACGCTAACGAAATAAAGCGTATGAGAACAGAGAGCGTACTAAAAGAGCTCATACCAGAGGCTCTAGCCACTCTTGAAGATAGCATTTTAAAGGGGCTTTGCGTCACTGACGTCGAGTGCAAAAAGGGCAGATATGACGCCTTTGTCTATCTTGATAAGATGATGTTTGACGAGCGCGAGCAAGAGTATATTTTGGGGCATTTAAAGCGCGTTTGCAGACATTTGCAAAACCACTGCATGGCGGCTGAGGGCTGGTATAGATGTCCAAATTTTCACTTTAAATTTGACGATAGATTAGAGTATCAAAACCATATGGATAAGTTGTTTGATAAAATTTCAAAGGATTTAAACAAAAATGGATAATTTAGACAAACTAGTACGCGAGTGCGGCGTAGAGCTTTATGACAGCGAGATCGCAAATGAAAATGGCAGAGCTATTTTTAGAGTTTACATCACAAAAGATGGCGGCGTGAGCCTTGATGACTGCGAAAAAGTGAGCCGTCTGCTCTCGCCTATCTTTGACGTGACACCGCCAGTTAGCGGGGATTATAACCTCGAAGTTAGCTCGCCTGGTCTTGAGAGAAAGCTTAGCAAGCCTTTGCATTTTAAAGCGAGCGTTGGTGAGCTAGTTAAAGTTCAAACCGAGGCTGAGAAATTTGCAGGAAGGCTTGTAAAAGCTGACGAAGAGAGCGTCGCAGTAGAAAACGAAGAGGGAATTTTTGAGATCAACATCAGTGAGATAAAAAAAGCAAAAACATATTTGGAGTGGTAAAATGCTAAGCGACATCGAGATAACGCATCAAACGAAACTAGAACATATCAGTAAAGTTGCCGCAAAACTAGGCTTAAACGAAGACGATCTTGAGCTTTACGGCAAATTTAAGGCTAAAATTTCTCCTAGACTTGAGCCATCAAACTCAAAGCTCATCTTAGTCACCGCGACTAATCCAACCCCATATGGCGAGGGTAAAACGACTATGTCAATAGGTCTTGCTGACGCACTAAATTTACTTAATAAAAAGGTCTGCCTAGCACTTCGCGAGCCATCTCTTGGGCCAGTTTTTGGCATAAAGGGTGGAGCAGCAGGTGGTGGCTACTCGCAGCTTGCGCCGATGGAGGATCTAAATTTACACTTCACTGGCGATTTTCACGCGATAACATCGGCAAATAACCTAATTTCAGCGATGATAGATAATAGCCTCTATCAAGAAAACCCACTAAAAATAGAGAGAATTTTATGGAAGCGCTGTATGGATATGAACGACCGCGCGCTTAGATTTGTCACTGTGGGGCAGGGCGGCAGAACGGACGGCGTGCCAAGAGAAGATGGCTTTAACATCACCGCAGCAAGTGAGATCATGGCTGTGCTTTGTCTGGCTACGAGCCTTTCTGATCTAAAAGAGCGCGTGGCAAACATCATGGTTGCCTATGATAGCAACAAAAAGCCTATCTATGTGCGTGATCTAAGCTGTCAGGACGCTGTTTGTATACTTTTAAAAGATGCTATCAAGCCAAATTTATTTCAAACACTTGAACATACACCTACGCTCGTGCATGGTGGTCCATTTGCAAACATCGCACACGGCTGCAACTCGGTCATCGCGACAAAAACAGCTCTAAATTTAGCAGACTATGTCATCACTGAAGCTGGCTTTGGCTCAGAGCTTGGAGCTGAGAAATTTTTAGATATAAAATGCAGGATTGCTGAGATAAAACCAAGCGCTGTAGTGCTTGTAAGCACGATCAGATCGCTAAAATATAACGGCGAAGCAAATAAAGATGAGATCACAAAACCAGATATGAACGCCCTTAAAAAAGGTATCGAAAACCTTGGCGGACACATCGAAAATTTAAAAGGTAAATTTGGACAAAATGTGGTCGTGGCGCTTAATAAATTTGGCTTTGACAGTGATGAAGAGATAAATTTTGTAAAAGAGTATTGCCGTGAGCTTGGCGTAGAAGTGGCAGTTTGTGAGAATTTCTTAAAAGGTGGCAAAGGTGCACTTGAGCTTGCCGAGCTAGTTTTAAAGGCGTGCGATAAGCCGAGTAAGATAAATTTCACATACGAGATGAGCGATGATACGAGAACTAAAATAGAAAAAGTCGCTAAGGAAATTTATGGAGCGGGCGATGTAGTCTTTGAAGAGGCTGCTCTTAAAAAGCTTGAGATGATAAAAGAGCTAAATTTGAGCCATTTGCCAGTTTGTATTGCCAAAACTCAGTACTCATTTAGCGATGATGCGAAGCTTTTGGGTAGAGCAAAGGGTTTTACATTTAGCGTAAAAGACCTTGATATTAGAACGGGAGCTGGCTTTATCGTCGCGGTTTGCGGTAAGATCATGCTGATGCCAGGACTTCCCAAAGTACCAGCCGCTGTCAATATGAAGATAGACGCAGACGGAAAGATCGACGGCTTGTCGTAAATTTATGAAAAGTATGAAATTTGTAAAAATACTCTTTTTAATAGTTTTAAGTGTTTTCTTCGTTGGATGTGAGGGAAGATATAAATATAATGTTGAGCCAACGCCGATACAAAAAGGCGTGACTAAATACATTGTTAGCGATTTTAACCTAACATTGACAAATCAACCAATCAGATACGAGCACAACACTAACTATAAAAATGAAAGCGAACTTCGTGACGAGTTTGTGGAATTTATAAACAAGCATCTAAAAGAGCAGGGCATTTTAGGGAACGAAAATAGCTTCAAGATAAAAATACAAATGGACTATGAAAGATGGTTTAACTGGGGTGGCAAGGCATTAAACAAGCCACACTTTCGCTATAGCGTGAAAATTTATGATAACGATGATAGGCTTTTGGTCTCTTACGCTATACCAGTTTCTACAACGAAATATAGCTATTTCAAAGAGATCGCGGTTTTGGCAGAGATTGCTGCATTTAAGTGGGATGCAGAGGATGAGCCGACCGATATCGATTTGATCTCAAAAACTCTTGTTGATGAGATAAAAGATATAGGAAAATAAATATAGTCTGCTAAGATGAACGACGAATTTTACATGGATCTTGCTTTAAGCGAGGCTTGGAAATTTCAGATCTTAACCTATCCAAATCCAGCCGTTGGATGCCTTGTCCTTGATGAAAATGGTCAAATTTTATCTTGCAAGGCTCATGAAAAAGCTGGATATTTACACGCTGAACCGACAGCAATACTCTTTGCGCTTTGCAAAAAAAGTGAAAAATTTAAAGATGATTTTATAAAAGCGTATAATGATAAATTTAGCTCTAATATAAAAGAGGGCGACTTTGGCCTTTTAGAGCCAAAATTTACTTACGAATTTATACTAAATAACCACTCAAATTTACTAAAAAACGCAAAAGCCTACGTCACGCTTGAGCCTTGCTCGCATCACGGCAAAACGCCACCTTGTGCAAATTTGCTAAAAGAACTTGGCTTTAGCGAGGTGATAATAGGCAGCCATGATGAAAATAAGGTAGCAAGTGGCGGCGCAAATTTGCTTAAAAGCGCTGGGGTGAGAGTTAAATTTGGCATTTTAAAAGAGCGTTGCGATAAGCTGCTCGAGCCATTTTTAGCCTATCAAAATGGCGGATTTAGTTTTTTGAAAATAGCTCTTAGCAAAAATGGTGTGGCAAGTGGCGGCATCATCACAAATGAGCTTAGCCGCAAGCACGTCCATAAACTTAGAAGCGTTATAGATACGCTAGTGATCGGCGGCAACACAGTGCGAGTTGATCGCCCAAAGCTTGACAGTAGGCTAGTAAGTGGCGGTAAAAATCCAGATGTCATAATCTACTCAAGAAGTGATAAATTTGATAAGACAATACCGCTCTTTAGCGTGCCAGGTCGCAAAGTTAGCATTCAAAAAAAGCTTAGCTTAAAAGGACTTAGTATGTTTGAAGGCGCTGGTGAGTTTTTAAAACTTGCAAAAGATGGCAAACTGGCAAACGTAAAATGGCTACTTATCTATCAAAGCTCAAATTTTAAGGATGGTAAAAATTTAAGCCTCGATCTAAATTTAAAACCACTATTTAGTGGGAAGTTTGGAGACGATAGCTACACTTGGTATGAAATTTTGGATTAAATATCTAGGCCAAAATAGTGCTTAACTAAAAAACCAATACCAAATGAAATGATCGCAACACCAAAAGTTATCACGCACATCTCAATCACTCTTGGCAAAAATTTAAGCTCTTTTGCTACGCTTATGTAAAAGTTGTAAGTGATAATGGCAACAAAGGCAAAGAAAAACATCGACAAGACAGCGTAAATACTACTTGAAAAGATAAAAAATGGAAGTATCAAAAATGCCGTTGTTATGATGTACGAACCACCTGTGTAGAGCGAATAGGTAAGCGGTTTGATCTCGTCACTTGGATTTTCTTTTGACTCGAGATAGGCTGACCCTGCCATAGAAAGAGCAGCTGCAATGCCCATGATAAGGCCCGTTGCACCAACTGATTTTGTATTTGAAAAAGCTAGAGCGATGCCACTTAGCGTGCCAGTTAGCTCAACTAATGCGTCATTCATACCAAGAACGATACCACCGGCATTGACTAGTTTCGTGTCTTTTAGCATAGAAATTAAATTATTTTCATGATTTACTTCTTCATTATAAATATCTCTAGCTTCAGGATACTCATCAACAATACCAAGATAAAATTGCTCTGCGTCTTCTTCACGTGACTCCATAAATTTTAAAGTAAAAGATGTACCAAAAATTTTAACAAGTATCGTATAGAAGATGACTTTGAATAAATTTGCAGTTCTGCTCTCACCTGTTATCTTTTGGCAAAAAGCATAATGTCGTTTTTCCTCAGTGACTAATTTACGAAGTATTTTTTTATTTTCTTCATTTTTTTCACTAGCTTCAAGTAACGTATAGATAGCGGTATCATCTGCTTCATTTTGTAGCTGTTTTAAAGCACGCTTTTTATCTAGCATAAATTCCCCTTTTTAAATTTTGTAAGATCTTGAATTTTGAAGTGTAAGATTAGATGGTGCGATCAGCGAGACTCGAACTCGCACACCTAACGGCACTACCCCCTCAAGATAGCGTGTCTACCAATTCCACCATGATCGCAAAAAGAGAAAGCCCCAAGGAGGGGCTTGATTTCAAGCTTTACGCTTATCCAAGCATTGGGTTTGCGTAAAGAACGATAAGTGTAATAACAAGTGCGTAGATAACTTGTGCTTCGATCATCGCAAGAGCGATAAACATTGTAGTCATAAGTTTGCTACCAACACCTGGGTTTCTAGCTGTTCCGCTGATAGTTGCAGCAGCTGTGTTTCCCATACCTATAGCACCGCCAAGAGCTGCAAGGCCAAGGCCGATACCGCCAGCGATAACTGAATATGATTTGATCATCTCACCATCAGCGCCGAATGCGAATGCAGCAAGACCAAGAATTAAAAACACGATCTTTTTCATCGTTGCTCCTTTAAAATTTTAAAGCTCTTTCGGATCTGTCCCCTACTTAAACTTTATGAGCCGTAATATTACAAAAACAAAACTTTGTTTCAAATAAAAACACTAAAAATTTAAATTGCCTATAAAAAATTCTTGGCTTAGAAAAATAAAAGTTTTTTTATGTTATCTTTAAAAAAATTAATTTATTCTTAATCTTAGGTAATCAATGATAAATGAAAAATTTTCAAAAATAGGCTTTGTTCTTGCGATGGCTGGTTCTGCTGTTGGTCTTGGCAATGCCTGGAAATTCCCTACAATGGTGGGAAACAACGGCGGTTCAGCATTTATAATTTTATATTTGCTCCTTACATTTGCTATCGCATTTGTGGCGTTTTTGGCGGAGCTTAGTATAGGAAAGCTCGGTGAAAGCGACGTCGTAAGCTCTATTTATAAGCTTGCTCCAAAGCATAAAAAAGCGTGGTCTCTCTCTGGCTTTTTTATGATCGGCGCAATTTTGATAGCTTCATTTTATATGGTAGTTATTGGCTGGATTTTAAAGTATATCTATCTTAGTTTTTCGCCACTTTTGGCCGATACAAAAGAAGCAGCAGCGCAGTTTAATACCCTTTTAGCAAATGACTTAACTAGTAGTGTACTTTGCTTTAGCATAGTTTTTTTAATGGTATTTTTTGCCGTTTCAAAAGGCGTAAAAAGTGGCATAGAAAAGCTAAATATTTGGATGATGCCAAGTCTTTTTGTTTTGCTTGTTTGTATGCTTTTTTACGCGCTTAGCATGGGAGATGGCTTTGTCAAGGCGGCTAAATTTTTATTTGTACCAAATTTTAGTGCGATCACGCCAGATGTGATTTTACAGGCTCTTGGACTTGCGTTTTTTTCGCTATCTATGGGCGTTGGCGTCATACCAACATATGCTGCAAATCTACCAGAGCGTACAAATTTAATAAAATCAACACTTTCTATCATTTTTATAAATATATTAATAGGCATTATGATGGGGCTTGTGGTATTTACATTTATATTTGCTTATGGAGCTGATAGCACGGCAAGTGGCCCGGGTCTTATCTTTATCTCGCTTGTCACGCTTTTTGCAAAGCTTGGCGTCGTTGGCAACGTCATGGCGGTTGCATTTTTTATATCGCTTTTGTTTGCAGGTATCACGAGTGCAGTTTCGATGATCGAGCCCTTTGCTTATTATTTGGTTAGAAAATTTGAAATTTCACGCAAGGCAGCACTTCTTTATATAGGCGCTTTTGTCTATGTTTTGGGAATTTTTTGTATATTTTCATACTATTCTGATACGGCCAGCACGTTTAGTATATTTGGCAAGCCAGTATTTGACGCACTCGACTTTCTTACATCAAATATTATGATGCCAATAGGTGCTATCATATTTAGCTTTTTTGTGGGCTACAAACTCAAAAAAGAGAGCTTGCATCTACTTTTTGGAGAATTTATGGGAAAAGCATTTTTTGAAATTTGGTATTTTGCTCTAAGATACATCGTACCAATCGCAATTTGTGCCATCATGATCTATCAAATAGCAGGTAAATGATGGATAGATTTAGTAAAGTTGGTTTTATACTTTCCATTATTGGAGCGGCTATTGGCCTTGGTAATGCATGGAAATTTCCATATATGGTCGGTAATAACGGTGGTTCAGCATTTATTCTTATATATCTATTTTTTGCTTTTGTTGTTGGCCTTAGTATATTTTTTGCTGAGATGGCAATGGGAAAAATTTCTCGTCTTGATACGGTTGGGGCATTTAAAAGTCTAGCTACAAAGGGGGCAAATTCTTGGAAATTTGCTGGTGTTGTGATGGTGACAGGGTTATTCATCGCATCTTTTTATACGCTTATCATTGGCTGGGTGCTAAAATACGTTATCTTAAGTCTTGGCGAGCTTCCAAAAGATATGGCAAGCTCAGAAGCGCTTTTTATAAATTTTACTTCAAAGGGCATAGAGGAGCAAATTTTATATTTTAGCATCGCCTTTTTTGCCTACTTTTTTATACTTACAAAAGGTATAAAAAGTGGAATAGAGCGTATAAATGTATATCTTATTCCGGCACTTTTTATTTTGCTTTTGCTTATGCTTGGCTACTCTTTTGGTATGAATGGATTTGATGAGGCGGCTAAATTTTTACTAGTACCTGATTTTTCAAAGATAGATCAAGGCGCTATCTTAAATGCTCTTGGGTTAGCTTTTTTTACGATGTGTATTGGCATTGGCTGCATTTTAACTTACTCATCAAGCCTAGGCAATGATACAAATTTATTCACTTCATCGCTTTATGTAGTCTTTGCAAATATAATTATTAGCGTAATTATAGGACTTATAGTTTTTACAT
Proteins encoded in this window:
- a CDS encoding sodium:alanine symporter; protein product: MMDRFSKVGFILSIIGAAIGLGNAWKFPYMVGNNGGSAFILIYLFFAFVVGLSIFFAEMAMGKISRLDTVGAFKSLATKGANSWKFAGVVMVTGLFIASFYTLIIGWVLKYVILSLGELPKDMASSEALFINFTSKGIEEQILYFSIAFFAYFFILTKGIKSGIERINVYLIPALFILLLLMLGYSFGMNGFDEAAKFLLVPDFSKIDQGAILNALGLAFFTMCIGIGCILTYSSSLGNDTNLFTSSLYVVFANIIISVIIGLIVFTFTYEFGSEPSKGAGLAFISLPTLFAKLGLLGNFLAFAFFTSLFFAGITSVISLVEPFIFFLNKSLGFSRNRSIIIVGAVVYVLGILCALSGIGDFKEALTFFGKSFFDLLDYLSSNIMLPLGGIIFAIFVGYFMKFELLKELFLPYMGEIVFKIWYFLIRFVAPVLVFVVLVREIA